The Amblyraja radiata isolate CabotCenter1 chromosome 1, sAmbRad1.1.pri, whole genome shotgun sequence genome contains a region encoding:
- the LOC116981389 gene encoding laminin subunit gamma-2-like isoform X2, with product MKLPEQRCYLLPIVISAVGLTLGQMSTGTVTPSLPLGPSLTTLAQIDNRSINASAGSGTTTSPPVTTVLLPSNCTGFNTSSCSLCLPGHFTNNASLNCSCCADGSCFALEDCLMCPQGYYQSLTGHMTCVPCSKGTYTKLLLECECKYLCVLCPRIVFTTRCSECTICPGGEEALSTAATECTSCQSGMCKPPKDVLCRMCQNGYYQIEPGQESCNLCPEQHYCPSPDVIPVRCPSDAFCPPGSTAPRYCMETFFLKSGDHCVLTPLTIFLLVIIAILILLLIIIFIIRRKKENMPRDPVRSPLLSKEQTPGQETRMSYGISWDSEPLYAGW from the exons GTCTGACACTTGGCCAGATGAGCACAGGGACAGTTACTCCTTCACTTCCACTTGGTCCATCTCTGACCACCTTGGCTCAGATAGATAACCGTAGCATCAACGCCTCAGCGGGAAGTGGTACTACAACCAGTCCTCCTGTGACAACTGTTCTATTGCCTTCAAACTGCACGGGCTTCAACACCTCATCCTGTAGCCTCTGTTTGCCAGGGCACTTTACCAATAATG CATCCTTGAATTGTTCTTGCTGTGCTGATGGCTCCTGCTTTGCTCTGGAGGATTGTCTGATGTGCCCCCAGGGTTACTACCAGTCCCTGACTGGACACATGACATGCGTGCCTTGTTCAAAAGGTACCTACACAAA GTTACTTCTCGAATGTGAATGCAAGTATCTGTGCGTCTTGTGCCCAAGGATTGTTTT CACAACACGATGCAGTGAGTGTACCATCTGCCCTGGAGGGGAGGAAGCTCTGTCCACAGCTGCTACAGAGTGCACCAGCTGCCAGTCAG GAATGTGCAAACCACCAAAGGATGTTCTCTGCAGAATGTGTCAGAATGGATATTACCAGATAGAGCCGGGACAGGAGAGCTGTAACCTGTGTCCTGAGCAGCATTACTGCCCC AGTCCTGATGTGATTCCAGTCCGTTGTCCAAGTGATGCGTTCTGTCCGCCTGGCAGCACTGCCCCTCGGTACTGCATGGAAACGTtcttcctcaaatctggagaccacTGTGTGCTCACCCCACTGACTATATTCCTGCTTGTCATCATTGCCATCC TCATTTTGCTGCTGATCATCATCTTCATCATACGCCGTAAAAAGGAGAACATGCCAAGGGACCCGGTCCGATCTCCGCTACTGAGCAAAGAACAAACCCCCGGCCAAGAGACTCGCATGTCTTATGGGATCTCCTGGGACTCGGAACCATTGTACGCAGGGTGGTAA
- the LOC116981389 gene encoding multiple epidermal growth factor-like domains protein 6 isoform X1 has protein sequence MKLPEQRCYLLPIVISAVGLTLGQMSTGTVTPSLPLGPSLTTLAQIDNRSINASAGSGTTTSPPVTTVLLPSNCTGFNTSSCSLCLPGHFTNNASLNCSCCADGSCFALEDCLMCPQGYYQSLTGHMTCVPCSKGTYTNSTGSTECHSCNSGLYANETGSIACQDCLPGYFSNVNASICASCAQGLFCNTTRCSECTICPGGEEALSTAATECTSCQSGMCKPPKDVLCRMCQNGYYQIEPGQESCNLCPEQHYCPSPDVIPVRCPSDAFCPPGSTAPRYCMETFFLKSGDHCVLTPLTIFLLVIIAILILLLIIIFIIRRKKENMPRDPVRSPLLSKEQTPGQETRMSYGISWDSEPLYAGW, from the exons GTCTGACACTTGGCCAGATGAGCACAGGGACAGTTACTCCTTCACTTCCACTTGGTCCATCTCTGACCACCTTGGCTCAGATAGATAACCGTAGCATCAACGCCTCAGCGGGAAGTGGTACTACAACCAGTCCTCCTGTGACAACTGTTCTATTGCCTTCAAACTGCACGGGCTTCAACACCTCATCCTGTAGCCTCTGTTTGCCAGGGCACTTTACCAATAATG CATCCTTGAATTGTTCTTGCTGTGCTGATGGCTCCTGCTTTGCTCTGGAGGATTGTCTGATGTGCCCCCAGGGTTACTACCAGTCCCTGACTGGACACATGACATGCGTGCCTTGTTCAAAAGGTACCTACACAAA TTCCACAGGGAGCACGGAATGTCACTCCTGCAACTCTGGGCTTTATGCCAATGAAACCGGTTCAATAGCGTGCCAGGACTGTCTACCAG GTTACTTCTCGAATGTGAATGCAAGTATCTGTGCGTCTTGTGCCCAAGGATTGTTTTGTAA CACAACACGATGCAGTGAGTGTACCATCTGCCCTGGAGGGGAGGAAGCTCTGTCCACAGCTGCTACAGAGTGCACCAGCTGCCAGTCAG GAATGTGCAAACCACCAAAGGATGTTCTCTGCAGAATGTGTCAGAATGGATATTACCAGATAGAGCCGGGACAGGAGAGCTGTAACCTGTGTCCTGAGCAGCATTACTGCCCC AGTCCTGATGTGATTCCAGTCCGTTGTCCAAGTGATGCGTTCTGTCCGCCTGGCAGCACTGCCCCTCGGTACTGCATGGAAACGTtcttcctcaaatctggagaccacTGTGTGCTCACCCCACTGACTATATTCCTGCTTGTCATCATTGCCATCC TCATTTTGCTGCTGATCATCATCTTCATCATACGCCGTAAAAAGGAGAACATGCCAAGGGACCCGGTCCGATCTCCGCTACTGAGCAAAGAACAAACCCCCGGCCAAGAGACTCGCATGTCTTATGGGATCTCCTGGGACTCGGAACCATTGTACGCAGGGTGGTAA